A region from the Gemmatimonadota bacterium genome encodes:
- the tsaD gene encoding tRNA (adenosine(37)-N6)-threonylcarbamoyltransferase complex transferase subunit TsaD, giving the protein MSDLWVMGIETSCDETSVGIVRGPETLAALVIHSQDQHALYGGVVPEVAARAHLAKIDDVVDAALVQAGIGFTDLDAIGVTSGPGLIGALLVGVTWARAASVALGIPLIPVHHMEAHLFGVALDDAEARPPFVGLLVSGGHTLLLYAEEWGRYVLLGSTRDDAAGEAFDKVAKILGLGYPGGAALERLAREGDPSRHPLPRPMVRSDQAPGDDDYYDLSFSGLKTSAAQLVADLDATGRLDGERPHIAASFQEAVVDVLVAKTRRAVAETGAPRVLLGGGVSANTRLRQRLAAALAPNASVHTASLRLSLDNGAMVARAALFRWTRDGAAVPVSADAALPFPGLRAASPNPSR; this is encoded by the coding sequence GTGAGCGACCTCTGGGTCATGGGCATCGAAACCAGCTGCGACGAGACGTCGGTGGGCATCGTGCGGGGCCCCGAGACGCTGGCTGCGCTGGTCATCCACAGCCAGGATCAACACGCCCTCTATGGAGGAGTGGTTCCGGAGGTGGCTGCGCGTGCGCATCTGGCCAAGATCGACGACGTGGTCGACGCCGCCTTGGTCCAGGCCGGCATCGGGTTCACGGATCTGGACGCCATCGGGGTCACGTCGGGCCCCGGCTTGATCGGCGCTCTTCTGGTGGGCGTGACCTGGGCCCGCGCTGCCTCTGTGGCGCTGGGGATTCCCTTGATCCCGGTGCACCACATGGAAGCCCATCTTTTTGGCGTGGCGCTCGACGATGCGGAGGCGAGGCCTCCTTTCGTCGGACTCCTGGTTTCCGGTGGTCATACCCTGCTGCTGTACGCGGAGGAGTGGGGTCGCTACGTGCTGCTGGGTTCGACGCGGGACGACGCTGCGGGAGAGGCGTTCGACAAAGTGGCCAAGATCCTGGGCCTGGGGTATCCGGGCGGGGCCGCGTTGGAGCGACTGGCCCGGGAAGGGGATCCCTCGCGGCATCCGCTGCCGCGGCCGATGGTGCGAAGCGACCAGGCGCCTGGGGACGACGACTACTACGATCTGTCCTTCTCGGGGTTGAAGACGTCTGCCGCCCAACTGGTGGCGGACCTGGATGCGACCGGTCGCCTCGATGGTGAGCGCCCCCATATCGCCGCTTCGTTTCAGGAAGCCGTGGTCGACGTACTGGTCGCCAAGACGAGACGCGCCGTTGCGGAGACCGGCGCTCCACGCGTGCTCCTGGGGGGTGGTGTGTCGGCCAACACGCGCCTGCGCCAACGCCTCGCCGCAGCGCTGGCCCCCAACGCGAGCGTGCACACGGCTTCGCTGCGGCTGTCCCTCGACAACGGGGCGATGGTGGCGCGCGCCGCTTTGTTCCGCTGGACTCGCGATGGCGCCGCGGTCCCTGTTTCCGCCGACGCCGCGCTGCCGTTTCCCGGTTTGCGCGCGGCCAGTCCCAACCCCAGCCGCTGA
- a CDS encoding CdaR family protein, translating into MSRLQEVLAKNGALKAAALGLALLLWIAVRIDSPATRTLENVPVTVELTDRNWAVRTPLPGPVTLHFEGATRDLLRLAGSNPSIVIPIEAVSGADTTVAIERDWIRLGGRLAGSVREVQPPALRLSFEPMESRSVPVTVRALGGPPEGLALSAPLTTVPRSVRLRGPATAVAALTEIPLEPLALGDYRRATTVTRAVDLTGHRDLSVTPDSVTVVITLEEEVERRIDGIPLLPDPRVGAVRLEADTVSIRVFGARSLVGRLDTGPLLALARPQADAVDTTFWTVRLEGLPELLRAEVDPPRVRIRPPEAP; encoded by the coding sequence GTGAGTCGGTTGCAGGAGGTATTGGCGAAGAACGGGGCGCTGAAGGCAGCCGCGCTCGGCCTCGCCCTGCTGCTCTGGATTGCCGTACGCATCGACTCGCCCGCCACTCGAACCCTCGAGAACGTCCCGGTGACGGTCGAGCTGACCGACCGCAACTGGGCCGTGCGCACTCCACTGCCGGGGCCGGTGACCTTGCACTTCGAGGGGGCCACCCGCGATCTCCTCCGACTGGCCGGCAGCAACCCGAGCATCGTCATTCCCATCGAGGCCGTTTCGGGGGCCGATACCACGGTCGCGATCGAGCGCGACTGGATTCGGCTGGGGGGTCGCCTGGCAGGGAGCGTGCGGGAGGTTCAGCCGCCGGCACTGCGTTTGAGCTTCGAGCCCATGGAGTCGCGTTCCGTTCCGGTCACCGTGCGGGCCCTCGGGGGCCCGCCCGAAGGGCTGGCTCTTTCAGCACCGCTGACCACGGTTCCACGTAGCGTGCGGTTGCGTGGGCCGGCCACCGCCGTAGCCGCGCTGACCGAGATCCCCTTGGAGCCGCTGGCGCTGGGGGACTACCGTCGCGCCACCACCGTGACGCGCGCCGTGGACCTGACCGGGCATCGTGATCTGTCCGTCACGCCGGACTCGGTCACGGTGGTGATCACCCTCGAGGAGGAGGTCGAGCGCCGGATCGATGGGATCCCGCTCCTACCCGATCCGCGCGTCGGCGCGGTGCGACTGGAGGCGGACACGGTGAGCATCCGAGTCTTCGGGGCCCGCTCCCTGGTGGGACGCCTGGACACGGGGCCGCTGCTGGCACTGGCCCGTCCGCAGGCCGACGCCGTGGACACGACCTTCTGGACCGTCCGGCTCGAGGGACTGCCAGAGTTGCTGCGCGCGGAGGTCGATCCGCCCCGGGTGCGCATTCGCCCTCCGGAGGCGCCGTGA
- a CDS encoding BamA/TamA family outer membrane protein — protein sequence MRKTLQRALLSSLIGGATLASTLGAQSREPEVVSLRFEGNSAIGRRELRQSIFTNESACRSALLAPLCWLGVEAAQEHYTISARMLQVDAVRLRVLYAQRGFRRATVEPVLTYPEPGDSSKVDLLFRITENDPILIDSLTFLGLEELDSDLTGALRTHVGSRLDGIDLAADRDSVLVRLQEQGYAHAEIFREIFIPASAPLSAQVTFDVYTGPQARFGAVSYEAVAVDSAAGPTLSDETLRRAVRIRPGQPYVKSRLQNATQDLYSMEIVRFANIAENLENDPDSIVPLHVSVTEGDIHRVRAALGMSNAECLNGEGRWTSRNFFGGARRLQLRARISNVLASELNSTACSEAGTGEFAGLNWQLAGDFTQPFVLGSRTSLQSSAFIERQAIQDVFIRNAVGATAALTRDIGSGQLVSLSYRPQVARLDAAEFLFCTNLLVCNLQDIIVLQGNNWLTPLGLTYTRSRIDQILNPTRGFTVLLDGEYAAAWTGSDFGYRRWLGEVAWYRRLSEQVVFATRARAGNVTPSEFRGLSTNETGLAIIHPQKRFYAGGASTVRGFRENQLGPRTLAVELERLVIPAEGGAAVCAPAEVQLLTCDATPLLDVAGAFSPRPTGGSRVALASAELRVDFGETALQGAAFLDVGQVWDETGSFSLSDLEPSPGVGVRYFSPIGPIRLDVGYRFAEAEMLPVVTSQIRRYDPDRDAGRTPFEVDGVEYVRSDDLALLRPRVLFGSADRWSLDRFQFHLSIGQAF from the coding sequence ATGCGCAAGACCCTCCAGCGAGCGTTGCTTTCCAGCCTGATCGGCGGCGCGACGCTGGCGAGTACCTTGGGCGCCCAGAGCCGTGAACCCGAGGTGGTGTCGCTGCGCTTCGAAGGCAACTCGGCCATCGGCCGTAGGGAGCTGCGGCAGTCGATCTTCACCAACGAGAGCGCCTGTCGTTCGGCGCTCCTGGCTCCCTTGTGCTGGCTGGGCGTGGAGGCGGCTCAAGAGCACTACACGATCAGCGCACGCATGCTGCAAGTCGATGCGGTGCGCCTGCGGGTGCTGTATGCGCAGAGAGGCTTCCGGCGGGCTACCGTGGAGCCGGTTCTCACCTACCCCGAGCCTGGGGATTCCTCCAAGGTCGACCTTCTGTTCCGGATTACGGAGAACGACCCCATCCTCATCGACTCGTTGACCTTTCTGGGGTTGGAGGAGCTGGATTCGGATCTCACGGGTGCTCTGCGCACGCATGTAGGGAGTCGACTGGACGGCATCGATCTGGCCGCGGACCGCGACTCCGTGCTGGTGCGGCTCCAGGAACAGGGCTACGCGCACGCCGAGATCTTCCGGGAGATCTTCATTCCCGCTTCGGCGCCCCTCTCGGCCCAGGTGACCTTCGACGTCTACACCGGTCCGCAGGCGCGCTTCGGCGCGGTGTCGTACGAAGCGGTGGCAGTCGACTCCGCGGCGGGTCCCACCCTCTCGGACGAGACGCTTCGACGGGCCGTCCGGATTCGTCCGGGACAGCCCTACGTGAAGAGCCGTCTGCAGAACGCCACGCAGGATCTCTACAGCATGGAGATCGTGCGCTTCGCGAACATCGCCGAGAACCTGGAGAACGATCCGGATTCGATCGTTCCGCTCCACGTGAGCGTCACCGAGGGGGACATCCATCGAGTCCGGGCCGCACTGGGCATGAGCAATGCCGAATGCCTCAACGGCGAGGGGCGTTGGACGAGCCGCAACTTCTTCGGCGGTGCGCGCCGCCTCCAACTGCGGGCACGCATCTCCAACGTCCTCGCTTCGGAGTTGAACAGCACGGCCTGCAGCGAGGCCGGCACGGGCGAGTTCGCGGGCTTGAACTGGCAGCTTGCCGGGGACTTCACCCAACCGTTCGTGTTGGGGTCGCGCACCTCGCTCCAGTCGAGCGCCTTCATCGAGCGGCAGGCCATCCAGGACGTATTCATCCGCAATGCCGTAGGAGCGACGGCAGCGCTGACGCGCGACATCGGAAGTGGGCAGCTGGTCTCGCTGTCATACCGGCCCCAGGTGGCGCGGCTGGACGCAGCCGAGTTCTTGTTCTGCACGAACCTGCTGGTGTGCAACCTCCAGGACATCATCGTGCTGCAGGGGAACAACTGGCTGACGCCGCTCGGATTGACCTACACGCGCTCGCGCATCGATCAGATCCTGAATCCCACCCGCGGCTTCACGGTCCTCCTGGACGGCGAGTACGCGGCCGCCTGGACGGGGTCGGACTTCGGATATCGGCGCTGGCTCGGAGAGGTGGCGTGGTACCGTCGCCTTTCTGAGCAGGTGGTCTTTGCCACGCGTGCGCGGGCGGGCAACGTGACGCCGAGTGAGTTCCGCGGCTTGTCCACCAATGAGACGGGGCTGGCGATCATCCACCCGCAGAAGCGCTTCTACGCGGGGGGCGCCAGCACCGTGCGCGGGTTCCGGGAGAACCAGCTGGGCCCCCGCACGCTGGCGGTCGAGCTGGAGCGCCTGGTGATCCCGGCGGAGGGCGGCGCGGCCGTCTGCGCACCCGCTGAGGTCCAGCTCCTGACCTGCGACGCCACCCCTCTGCTCGATGTTGCCGGAGCGTTCAGCCCGAGACCGACCGGGGGGAGTCGGGTAGCGTTGGCCAGCGCCGAGCTGCGCGTGGACTTCGGCGAGACGGCGCTCCAGGGGGCTGCCTTCCTGGACGTGGGACAGGTGTGGGATGAAACAGGGTCGTTCTCACTCTCTGATCTGGAGCCGTCTCCAGGCGTCGGGGTGCGGTACTTCTCCCCGATCGGCCCCATCCGTCTGGACGTGGGGTATCGATTCGCGGAAGCGGAGATGTTGCCCGTGGTGACGTCCCAGATCCGCCGCTACGACCCGGACCGCGATGCCGGTCGGACGCCGTTCGAGGTGGACGGCGTGGAGTACGTACGGAGCGACGACCTGGCGCTGTTGAGGCCGCGCGTGCTCTTCGGCTCTGCGGACCGCTGGTCGCTCGACCGCTTCCAGTTCCATCTCTCGATCGGACAGGCGTTCTGA
- a CDS encoding TlpA disulfide reductase family protein, with product MRPSRVYMIAAGTALALIAAAWISRDKFRPVGPGVAAPTFAYPSLEGDTLDLADYRGKVVLVNLWATWCAPCRSEMPSMQRLYEEMKDRPFEILAVNVDARFGEVDVGGRPGGDVPAFVSELGLTFPILLNPAGEIQREYQTTGLPESFLVGPDGVIRRKVAGGTNWDQLAYREQIERMLTP from the coding sequence ATGCGGCCGTCACGCGTGTACATGATCGCTGCCGGGACCGCGTTGGCGTTGATCGCCGCCGCCTGGATCAGCCGCGACAAGTTTCGCCCGGTGGGCCCGGGCGTGGCTGCGCCGACCTTCGCCTATCCCTCTCTCGAGGGGGACACGCTCGATCTGGCCGACTACCGCGGCAAGGTGGTGCTGGTGAACCTGTGGGCGACCTGGTGTGCTCCCTGCCGGTCGGAGATGCCGTCGATGCAGCGCCTGTACGAGGAGATGAAGGATCGGCCCTTCGAGATCCTGGCGGTCAACGTCGACGCCAGGTTCGGCGAGGTCGATGTGGGCGGACGGCCGGGCGGCGACGTGCCCGCGTTCGTGAGTGAGTTGGGTCTCACGTTCCCGATCCTGCTGAACCCGGCTGGCGAGATCCAACGGGAGTATCAGACCACAGGTCTGCCCGAGTCCTTCCTGGTGGGGCCGGATGGCGTGATCCGACGCAAGGTGGCGGGCGGGACCAACTGGGATCAGCTCGCGTACCGCGAACAGATCGAGCGGATGCTGACTCCGTGA
- a CDS encoding translocation/assembly module TamB domain-containing protein gives MRVSRWVRGIAFSIGVVVILVMTTTLLLARTAPGRSLVLSQALERARALVNGSLEVGAFGGGDLFEQASLIDVVLRDPDGMPLLTADSILVGYSAWSLLTGSRELSSLDVHGALLVLRSQEGGWNVARVFADTAAVPAAQPAVADSTDTGLVGPARFVLRNVELHRTSIRIEPPDGRPLQFSAIDAELPRVVLGGAQGIDVAEIYRLGFQAALLEGTVDVQEMVGRVEHEANQLRVEVARLRLPESEAKGGVQVSWSDSTGVVTALQIDARPVALEELRWLLPELPQGRVQGHLEGALAPGSSRWSFSEARYEGRGGALTASGDLTFDPDLRFERMALSVENLDLALLEPWLPDTTLAWGRVDGTARVDGPPSRLALDANLTLRDPAGALTPSRLVLDGVVRTGRTVGASDLRVVGQPFDYALLHRWGGPGWLSGPGEFDVRVDGTLAEGLQLQGWVQKGSTAAPPTRIAADVRLQRPAGEALGVLGTLDLEPLRLVDLMALAPELEPRGEARGRVEVSGTVEALQLTTDLETSGGPLDVRARVTRVGGRAAVEVQGTLAALDLSALSGSVPERTAVNGSVDLTLGPAEGALTAALDLTSSRLAGIQIRQVSSALRVDEGVLRLDSLAAASALGRLDARGTLALEPEAPEGALQIALTEGTLAGLRPLVFGEEGDLPVGLAEVRRRLEALEGSPADTSAVDLGGAFELRGTLRGTARALIGEGRVEFTDAVYKGIRAERAVAQVDRFDLQSGDLEARVEGTAVALLDRPFQSATGTVGLSGGRGRVVMELVRESGTVFAAGEIDADSTATLLHVDQFSLVDQGERWNLGGPARLAWGPQGLEVRDLTLLRSGVETFRLDANGTLPRDGSGSLAVEVRALDLARISRVIAFQENDIEGLVDLSLDVTGTLGAPVIEGKLGVRDLRYRVVRFDLLEGDLDYRGRVLRGSVFGWRGGRRAVRIEGTMPADLALVGVQDRIPEGPVRLSMQADSVPLANVLGFFPNYEQVEGELSGNFVVAGTPSDLQPSGAVRLTGGAATLPDFGIRPSEADGTFELTPNGVVTVDATLREGGRARVTGTLNLNPIADPGFDLDIVTVDRDVVRAAARREMEARVAGSVHLGGSYRRPELTGQLNVREGVLYLDEFVRAATIVDLTDPALAEFDRELLALEPIVRESQNPFIQNLRVTVDVSMDGNVWLRSPEMNVEMAGALLLTFDRSNRTLAMLGDLNALRGTYRVVGRQFDVQQGTVRFLGTPGVNPTLEITALNRLRTAGSGGLDITASVDGTMLRPEVHLTSDLPGATQEDLISYLLFGQPQAALSQLARQGGSVLGSAGLTLTLGALASQVGSLVAEELPFDYLAVTTQQAFSQGVSQNAVVAGLRTAEVEVGKYVADDVFLALILSPFASQRFSGFRVEWRLSDEVGVEGFVERRLAQLGATGFDELLFDLRRVIGVRLFREWGY, from the coding sequence GTGCGCGTGTCACGGTGGGTGCGCGGAATCGCATTCTCGATCGGGGTGGTGGTCATCCTGGTGATGACGACCACCTTGCTCTTGGCGCGCACCGCCCCGGGACGGTCCCTGGTGCTCTCGCAGGCCCTGGAGCGCGCGCGGGCGCTGGTCAACGGCTCGCTCGAGGTGGGCGCGTTCGGTGGAGGCGACCTGTTCGAGCAGGCCTCCCTGATCGACGTGGTGCTCCGGGATCCCGACGGCATGCCGCTGCTCACCGCCGACTCGATCCTGGTCGGCTATTCGGCCTGGTCGTTGCTCACCGGGAGCCGTGAGCTTTCGTCCCTGGACGTGCACGGCGCGCTGCTGGTCCTACGCTCCCAGGAAGGGGGGTGGAACGTGGCCCGCGTGTTCGCGGACACCGCGGCGGTCCCGGCGGCCCAGCCGGCCGTCGCTGACTCGACCGACACGGGGCTGGTGGGACCTGCTCGCTTCGTGCTGCGCAACGTCGAGCTCCACCGCACCAGCATACGCATCGAGCCGCCGGACGGGCGCCCGCTCCAGTTTTCAGCGATCGATGCGGAGCTTCCCCGCGTCGTGCTGGGGGGCGCGCAGGGCATCGACGTCGCGGAGATCTACCGGCTGGGATTCCAGGCGGCCCTGCTGGAGGGCACGGTGGACGTGCAGGAGATGGTCGGTCGCGTCGAGCACGAAGCCAACCAACTTCGTGTGGAAGTGGCCCGGCTGCGGCTTCCGGAGTCCGAGGCGAAGGGCGGGGTGCAGGTTTCGTGGAGTGACTCGACGGGCGTCGTCACTGCGCTTCAGATCGACGCGCGGCCGGTCGCCCTCGAGGAACTGCGCTGGCTCCTTCCCGAGTTGCCACAGGGGCGTGTGCAGGGGCACCTCGAAGGAGCGCTCGCGCCCGGGAGCAGCCGCTGGTCGTTCTCCGAGGCGCGCTACGAGGGTCGCGGCGGAGCACTCACGGCGAGTGGCGACCTGACGTTCGATCCCGACCTGCGATTCGAGCGCATGGCCCTCTCGGTCGAGAATCTGGATCTGGCGCTGTTGGAGCCCTGGCTCCCCGACACGACCCTGGCCTGGGGCCGCGTGGATGGGACAGCGCGCGTGGACGGCCCCCCGTCGCGACTCGCGCTGGATGCGAACCTCACCCTCCGCGATCCGGCCGGAGCGCTCACGCCGTCGCGGCTTGTCCTCGACGGTGTCGTGCGAACGGGCCGGACGGTCGGAGCGAGCGACCTGCGCGTGGTGGGGCAACCTTTCGACTATGCGCTCTTGCACCGCTGGGGCGGCCCAGGCTGGCTGTCGGGTCCCGGCGAGTTCGACGTCCGCGTCGACGGCACGCTGGCGGAGGGCCTTCAGCTACAGGGTTGGGTGCAGAAGGGAAGCACGGCCGCCCCCCCCACGCGTATCGCGGCGGATGTCCGCCTGCAGCGCCCAGCGGGCGAGGCGCTGGGTGTACTTGGCACCTTGGATCTCGAGCCCCTCCGCCTGGTGGACCTGATGGCGCTGGCCCCCGAGCTCGAGCCGCGAGGCGAGGCTCGCGGACGAGTGGAGGTTTCGGGAACGGTCGAGGCACTGCAGCTCACCACCGACCTCGAGACCAGCGGTGGACCGCTGGACGTGCGTGCCCGCGTGACGCGCGTCGGCGGCCGAGCCGCCGTCGAGGTGCAGGGAACGCTGGCAGCCTTGGACCTCTCCGCGCTGTCGGGCAGCGTCCCGGAGCGCACGGCGGTGAACGGCTCGGTGGATCTCACGCTGGGCCCCGCCGAGGGTGCGTTGACCGCAGCGTTGGACCTGACTTCGTCGCGCCTGGCCGGTATCCAGATCCGCCAGGTGAGCAGCGCGTTGCGTGTGGACGAGGGCGTGCTGCGCCTCGACTCGTTGGCGGCCGCGTCGGCGCTGGGGCGACTGGACGCACGGGGCACTCTGGCGTTGGAGCCCGAGGCTCCCGAGGGTGCGCTGCAGATCGCGTTGACGGAGGGCACGCTCGCGGGCCTGCGACCGCTGGTCTTCGGAGAGGAAGGCGACCTGCCGGTGGGCCTGGCCGAGGTGCGGCGCCGGTTGGAGGCTCTGGAGGGCTCGCCGGCCGATACCAGCGCCGTCGACCTGGGTGGAGCCTTCGAGCTGCGCGGCACGCTGCGCGGCACTGCACGCGCGCTGATCGGCGAAGGGCGGGTCGAGTTCACCGATGCCGTCTACAAGGGGATCCGGGCGGAACGCGCGGTGGCGCAGGTGGACCGCTTCGACCTGCAGAGCGGCGATCTCGAGGCACGCGTGGAGGGCACCGCGGTGGCGCTGCTGGACCGTCCCTTCCAGTCCGCCACGGGCACAGTGGGATTGTCCGGGGGCCGCGGCCGGGTGGTCATGGAGCTGGTCCGCGAGAGCGGCACCGTGTTCGCCGCGGGCGAGATCGATGCAGATTCGACGGCGACCCTGCTGCACGTGGATCAGTTCTCGCTCGTGGACCAGGGCGAGCGCTGGAATCTGGGCGGTCCGGCGCGACTGGCCTGGGGGCCGCAGGGGCTCGAGGTCCGGGACCTGACGCTTCTGCGGTCGGGAGTGGAGACCTTCCGTCTCGACGCCAACGGGACCCTGCCCAGGGACGGCTCGGGCTCCTTGGCGGTAGAGGTGCGCGCCCTCGACCTGGCGCGCATCAGCCGGGTCATCGCGTTCCAGGAGAACGACATCGAGGGCCTGGTCGATCTGAGCCTCGACGTGACGGGGACGCTGGGCGCCCCGGTCATCGAAGGCAAGCTCGGCGTACGTGACCTGCGCTACCGCGTGGTGCGCTTCGATCTGTTGGAAGGAGACCTGGACTATCGTGGCCGAGTGTTGCGCGGCTCGGTATTCGGATGGAGAGGCGGGCGTCGAGCCGTTCGCATCGAAGGAACCATGCCGGCCGATCTGGCACTCGTGGGAGTCCAGGACCGGATCCCCGAAGGACCGGTCCGGTTGTCGATGCAGGCGGACTCTGTTCCTCTCGCCAACGTGCTGGGGTTCTTCCCCAACTACGAGCAAGTCGAGGGCGAGCTCTCTGGCAACTTCGTGGTGGCCGGCACGCCCAGCGACCTTCAGCCGTCCGGTGCCGTGCGCCTGACCGGTGGTGCCGCGACCCTGCCCGACTTCGGGATCCGCCCCTCCGAGGCTGACGGCACCTTCGAGCTGACACCCAATGGAGTCGTGACGGTCGACGCTACGCTGCGCGAAGGCGGGCGGGCACGCGTCACCGGTACGCTGAATCTGAATCCCATCGCCGATCCGGGGTTCGATCTCGATATCGTCACCGTGGATCGGGACGTGGTGCGCGCCGCGGCCCGGCGCGAGATGGAGGCCCGCGTCGCGGGCAGCGTCCACCTCGGTGGCAGCTATCGCCGCCCCGAGCTGACGGGCCAGCTGAATGTGCGCGAGGGAGTCCTCTACCTCGACGAGTTCGTTCGCGCGGCCACCATCGTCGACCTGACCGACCCGGCGCTGGCGGAGTTCGATCGCGAACTTCTGGCGCTCGAGCCCATCGTGCGGGAGAGCCAGAACCCGTTCATCCAGAACCTGCGAGTGACCGTCGACGTGTCGATGGACGGCAACGTCTGGTTGCGCAGTCCCGAGATGAACGTGGAGATGGCCGGCGCCCTGCTGCTCACCTTTGACCGCTCCAACCGGACGCTGGCCATGCTGGGCGATCTGAACGCCCTGCGGGGCACCTATCGCGTCGTCGGCCGCCAGTTCGACGTGCAGCAGGGGACCGTGCGCTTCCTGGGCACACCGGGGGTCAACCCCACCTTGGAGATCACGGCACTGAATCGTCTGCGCACTGCCGGGAGTGGTGGCCTCGATATCACGGCCAGCGTGGATGGCACCATGCTGCGGCCCGAGGTTCACCTCACCAGCGATCTCCCCGGCGCCACCCAGGAGGACCTGATCAGCTACCTGCTGTTCGGGCAGCCGCAGGCGGCGCTGTCCCAACTCGCGCGCCAAGGCGGCTCCGTCCTGGGGTCGGCAGGGCTCACCCTCACGTTGGGCGCCCTGGCCAGCCAGGTGGGCTCATTGGTCGCAGAGGAGCTCCCGTTCGACTACCTGGCAGTCACCACCCAGCAGGCGTTCAGCCAGGGAGTGAGCCAGAACGCCGTGGTCGCGGGACTGCGCACGGCCGAGGTGGAGGTGGGCAAGTACGTCGCCGACGATGTGTTCCTGGCACTGATCCTGAGTCCGTTCGCCTCCCAACGCTTCTCCGGCTTCAGGGTGGAATGGCGCCTCTCGGACGAGGTCGGTGTCGAGGGCTTCGTGGAGCGTAGGCTCGCGCAGCTGGGGGCGACCGGGTTCGACGAGCTGCTCTTCGACCTCAGACGGGTCATCGGCGTTCGTTTGTTCCGGGAGTGGGGTTACTAG
- a CDS encoding metallophosphoesterase — protein sequence MPVILQASDLHFGKPHDSEAAEALLAAARQIRPDLIVLAGDFTQRAKPREFEQARAFIDRLPEVPRVLTPGNHDVALYRVAERLLFPFRNYRRWIEDRLDSVTRIDGLTVVALNTAAPRTAIVNGTVREAQLTYAREAFAEAPPGDLRVAVLHHHMAVPGDWTYHPPLPLRGRVLDVLEAAGVDLILSGHLHRGFVSRAACVLPERSRDILIVHSGTATSRRGRGAEKGKNTFNVVHVDAEHLTVEHHMYFRNDGVFRPTIRHVAPRPPASWLAGRAGSPDSGAP from the coding sequence ATGCCCGTCATCCTGCAGGCCTCGGACCTCCACTTCGGCAAGCCACACGACTCGGAAGCCGCCGAGGCGCTCCTGGCAGCGGCTCGGCAGATCCGACCCGATCTGATCGTCCTGGCGGGCGACTTCACGCAGCGCGCCAAGCCGCGCGAGTTCGAGCAGGCCCGAGCTTTCATCGACCGCCTGCCCGAGGTACCGCGGGTGCTCACGCCGGGCAATCATGACGTGGCGCTCTATCGGGTGGCGGAGCGCCTGCTGTTCCCGTTCCGCAACTACCGTCGCTGGATCGAGGATCGCCTGGACTCGGTGACGCGGATCGACGGGTTGACCGTCGTGGCACTCAACACGGCGGCCCCCCGCACCGCCATCGTCAACGGCACCGTGCGTGAGGCGCAGTTGACCTACGCTCGGGAGGCCTTTGCGGAGGCGCCCCCTGGGGACCTCAGGGTCGCCGTGCTGCATCACCACATGGCCGTTCCAGGGGATTGGACCTACCATCCGCCGCTGCCGCTGCGCGGGCGGGTTCTGGACGTGCTCGAAGCCGCCGGCGTGGATCTGATCCTGAGCGGGCACCTCCACCGTGGCTTCGTGAGTCGAGCGGCGTGTGTGCTCCCGGAGCGGAGCCGGGACATCCTCATCGTCCATTCGGGAACCGCGACCTCCCGGCGCGGACGGGGGGCAGAGAAGGGAAAGAACACCTTCAATGTGGTGCACGTCGACGCGGAACATCTGACGGTCGAGCACCATATGTACTTCCGGAACGACGGTGTATTCCGACCTACCATCCGCCACGTGGCGCCGCGTCCACCCGCCAGCTGGCTCGCAGGGCGGGCTGGGTCCCCCGACTCGGGCGCGCCGTGA
- a CDS encoding prolipoprotein diacylglyceryl transferase, which produces MFPILFRFPEWIPILGGEPITTFGVMMFLSFLTAAWLHRKEMARAGFNPDHTWDLLFSAVVGGILGAKLYYVLLNFDLVLADPRFLFSRGGLVWYGGFILATLLVALHVRRLGLPVPRIADLTAAPLALAYAVGRVGCFLVGDDYGRPTDSWVGVRFPEGSPPTTVDAIERTFGVQVDPALVQRFGNVVPVHPTQLYEVGMSLLIFAFLWRIRRHAHKPGWLFMTWLSLAGIERFVVEIFRIKDDRFFGPFTLAQMISIGLVVAGLLGALRLRGAPHASTERA; this is translated from the coding sequence GTGTTTCCGATCCTCTTCCGCTTTCCGGAGTGGATTCCGATCCTGGGCGGGGAGCCCATCACCACGTTCGGCGTGATGATGTTCCTCTCGTTCCTCACGGCTGCTTGGCTGCACCGGAAGGAGATGGCGCGGGCCGGCTTCAATCCAGACCACACCTGGGACCTGCTCTTCTCTGCGGTGGTCGGTGGTATCCTGGGCGCGAAGCTCTACTACGTGCTGCTCAACTTCGACCTGGTCCTGGCCGATCCACGCTTCCTGTTCTCGCGGGGCGGGTTGGTGTGGTACGGTGGCTTCATCCTGGCCACTCTCCTCGTGGCTCTGCACGTGCGCCGCCTGGGATTGCCGGTACCCCGCATCGCGGACCTGACCGCGGCCCCGCTGGCGTTGGCCTATGCGGTGGGTCGCGTCGGCTGCTTCCTGGTCGGTGACGACTACGGACGGCCCACGGACTCCTGGGTGGGGGTCCGCTTTCCTGAGGGGTCGCCGCCCACAACCGTCGACGCGATCGAGCGCACCTTCGGCGTGCAGGTCGATCCTGCACTCGTGCAGCGTTTCGGCAACGTCGTCCCCGTGCACCCCACACAGCTGTACGAGGTCGGCATGTCGCTGCTGATCTTCGCGTTCCTGTGGCGGATCCGTCGGCACGCCCACAAGCCGGGCTGGTTGTTCATGACCTGGTTGTCGCTCGCGGGCATCGAGCGCTTCGTAGTCGAGATCTTCCGGATCAAGGACGACCGCTTCTTCGGTCCCTTTACGCTCGCGCAGATGATCAGCATCGGGCTCGTCGTAGCAGGCCTCCTGGGGGCCCTGCGCCTGCGCGGCGCTCCGCACGCTTCCACTGAGCGCGCTTGA